In Nitrospirota bacterium, the following proteins share a genomic window:
- the proS gene encoding proline--tRNA ligase, whose amino-acid sequence MRWSQAYIPTLREDPSDAEVVSHRIMLKAGMIRKVAAGVYNLLPLGLRSIRKIENIVREEMNRTGAQEVVMPMVIPAELWQETGRWDVYGKELLRFQDRHERWFCLGPTHEEVITDLVRRDVRSHRQLPVTLYQIQTKFRDEVRPRFGLMRGREFVMKDAYSFDRTEKDAEGTYQRMSEAYHRIFQRCGLRFQMVEAATGNIGGSFSHEFMVLADTGEDQMIVCDACPFAANVELTAGTKAESAPVASAGPCPKCGKQARLTRGIEVGHVFKLGEKYSKSMKAVYLDETGSERVIVMGCYGIGIGRTLAAAIEQNHDADGPYFPRAIAPYDVLITTAVPEGAPVEKAAEIERALTDTGLEILFDDRNERAGVKFKDGDLTGIPVKLVVGKRLIEKGRLELKLRRGGPSQEITPEETVQKVREALAH is encoded by the coding sequence ATGCGCTGGAGCCAAGCCTACATACCGACACTTCGGGAGGACCCCTCGGATGCCGAGGTGGTCAGTCATCGAATCATGCTCAAGGCGGGCATGATCCGGAAGGTGGCGGCCGGGGTCTACAATCTGCTGCCCCTCGGACTGCGAAGCATCCGCAAGATCGAAAACATCGTGCGTGAAGAGATGAACCGCACAGGCGCGCAGGAGGTGGTCATGCCGATGGTCATCCCCGCCGAACTCTGGCAGGAAACGGGACGCTGGGACGTCTACGGAAAGGAACTTTTGCGCTTCCAGGACCGTCACGAACGCTGGTTCTGCCTCGGCCCCACGCATGAAGAGGTCATCACCGATCTGGTCCGCCGCGACGTACGCTCGCACCGCCAGTTGCCGGTGACTCTCTATCAGATTCAGACCAAGTTCAGAGACGAAGTGCGGCCCCGATTCGGCCTGATGCGCGGGCGCGAATTCGTCATGAAGGATGCCTACAGCTTCGACCGCACTGAAAAAGATGCCGAGGGCACTTATCAGCGAATGTCAGAGGCCTACCACCGGATTTTCCAGCGCTGCGGCCTGCGTTTTCAGATGGTCGAGGCGGCGACGGGAAACATCGGTGGAAGTTTCTCGCACGAATTCATGGTCCTCGCCGACACGGGAGAGGATCAAATGATCGTCTGCGATGCGTGCCCTTTTGCCGCGAATGTGGAATTAACGGCGGGGACAAAGGCGGAATCAGCCCCGGTCGCTTCGGCGGGTCCATGCCCCAAATGCGGGAAGCAAGCGCGGCTGACGCGGGGCATCGAAGTCGGCCACGTCTTCAAGCTCGGGGAGAAGTATTCCAAATCCATGAAGGCGGTCTACTTGGATGAAACCGGCTCGGAGCGCGTCATCGTCATGGGATGCTATGGCATCGGGATCGGTCGCACATTGGCCGCCGCGATCGAACAAAACCACGACGCGGACGGACCGTACTTCCCGCGAGCGATCGCTCCCTATGACGTGCTGATCACGACGGCCGTTCCGGAGGGTGCGCCCGTCGAAAAGGCGGCGGAAATCGAACGGGCACTGACGGACACCGGGCTGGAGATCCTATTCGACGATCGCAACGAGCGGGCCGGCGTGAAGTTCAAAGACGGCGATCTCACCGGCATTCCCGTGAAACTGGTGGTCGGAAAACGGCTCATCGAGAAAGGCCGGCTGGAACTCAAACTCCGTCGCGGCGGGCCGAGTCAGGAGATCACGCCCGAGGAGACCGTGCAGAAGGTTCGGGAGGCTCTTGCCCACTAA
- the ispG gene encoding flavodoxin-dependent (E)-4-hydroxy-3-methylbut-2-enyl-diphosphate synthase: MVPAASPPAASAGSRRATRQIRVGNVLIGGGAPVIVQSMTSTNTSDVKATVEQIHRLEKAGCEIVRVAVPDEDSANVLGSIRKEIGIPMVADIHFHYKLALKAIEQGMECIRINPGNIGGIDRLKQVVRAAQEAHVPIRVGVNSGSLEEDILQKYQFKVTAPALVESAIRNVRILEDVGFQDIKISVKSTDVLTMIDAYRQLSSALDYPLHLGLTEAGRGQAGHIKSAIAMGVLLLEGIGDTIRVSLTEDPVHEVKAAYEILKALKIRERGINLITCPTCGRIEIDLFKLSEELEERLAHIQEPVNVAVLGCVVNGPGEAREADVGIAGGKGVGMLVKDGKFVRKIKEEEMVDVLVDEVEKIAAARRSERVIK; this comes from the coding sequence ATGGTTCCCGCCGCTTCTCCGCCGGCCGCAAGTGCGGGGTCACGCCGGGCAACGCGGCAGATCCGGGTTGGAAACGTCCTCATCGGCGGCGGCGCGCCGGTCATCGTGCAGTCCATGACCTCCACAAATACGTCCGATGTCAAGGCCACCGTCGAACAAATTCACCGGCTGGAAAAGGCCGGCTGCGAAATTGTTCGGGTGGCGGTGCCGGACGAGGATTCCGCCAACGTTCTCGGCTCCATCCGGAAGGAAATCGGCATTCCAATGGTGGCGGACATCCATTTCCACTACAAGCTCGCCTTGAAAGCCATCGAGCAGGGGATGGAGTGCATTCGGATTAATCCGGGCAACATCGGCGGGATCGACCGGCTCAAGCAAGTGGTGCGGGCGGCCCAAGAGGCGCACGTGCCGATTCGGGTCGGCGTGAACTCGGGTTCGCTCGAGGAGGACATCCTACAAAAGTATCAATTCAAAGTGACGGCCCCCGCCCTCGTCGAAAGCGCGATCCGAAACGTTCGGATCCTTGAGGACGTCGGTTTTCAGGACATCAAGATTTCGGTGAAATCCACCGACGTGCTCACGATGATCGACGCCTACAGGCAGCTTTCCAGCGCACTCGACTACCCGTTGCACCTCGGGCTGACGGAGGCCGGCCGTGGACAAGCGGGACACATCAAATCCGCCATCGCGATGGGCGTCCTCCTTCTCGAAGGCATCGGAGACACCATCCGCGTTTCGCTAACGGAAGACCCGGTTCATGAAGTGAAGGCGGCCTACGAAATCCTGAAGGCGCTCAAGATTCGCGAGCGGGGCATCAACCTCATTACCTGCCCCACGTGCGGCCGCATCGAGATCGACCTGTTCAAGCTCTCGGAAGAACTCGAAGAACGCCTCGCCCACATCCAGGAGCCGGTCAACGTGGCGGTGCTCGGGTGCGTGGTGAACGGCCCGGGTGAAGCGCGCGAGGCGGATGTCGGCATCGCCGGAGGCAAGGGCGTCGGCATGCTGGTCAAAGACGGCAAGTTCGTCCGCAAGATCAAGGAAGAGGAGATGGTGGACGTCCTTGTGGATGAGGTCGAAAAGATCGCCGCCGCTCGGAGAAGTGAACGAGTGATCAAGTGA
- a CDS encoding CCA tRNA nucleotidyltransferase, which translates to MLDRIPEGASRILRRLREKGHQALLVGGCVRDQLLGLPITEPKQYDIATSATPDEIMKLFERTVPVGAQFGVILVLQEDGEYEVATFRKDEAYADGRHPDAVNYSQDPREDASRRDFTINGLFYDPIGKKIHDFVGGEKDLHTKCIRAIGDARGRLREDRLRIMRALRFAARLGFDIHPETAAAVRELAALSVDVSAERLRDELVKMMTHGPAATAVELMRDFGVLHYVLPEVETMIGVEQPPEFHPEGDVYTHTLLLLRQLKEPSATLAFGALLHDVGKPPTFKVKERIRFDGHTEVGARMADQILRRLKFPNDEREKICDLVAQHLRFKDAKNMRESTLKRFLRMDNFTEHLELHRIDCLACHGDLSMHEFCKAKLAEFGEEEIRPPRLLTGDDLISIGLEPGPNFKDILEEVETAQLEGRLRSRDEALTYLKTQVLPRL; encoded by the coding sequence ATGCTTGATCGCATACCCGAGGGCGCCTCCCGCATCCTCCGCCGATTGCGCGAAAAGGGGCATCAAGCCCTGCTCGTGGGAGGATGCGTCCGCGACCAACTCCTCGGTCTTCCGATCACCGAACCCAAGCAGTACGACATCGCCACGTCGGCCACGCCGGATGAGATCATGAAGCTGTTTGAACGCACCGTGCCGGTCGGCGCACAGTTCGGCGTCATCCTCGTTCTCCAGGAGGACGGCGAATACGAGGTCGCCACGTTCCGAAAAGACGAAGCCTATGCGGACGGACGGCATCCGGACGCCGTGAACTACTCCCAGGACCCCCGCGAGGATGCCTCCCGCCGGGACTTCACCATCAACGGGCTTTTTTACGATCCGATTGGGAAGAAGATTCACGATTTTGTCGGCGGCGAGAAGGACCTCCATACAAAATGTATCCGCGCCATCGGTGATGCGCGCGGGCGTCTCCGTGAGGACCGCCTCCGGATCATGCGGGCTCTCCGGTTCGCCGCCCGGCTGGGATTCGACATTCATCCTGAAACGGCCGCCGCCGTGCGCGAGCTTGCGGCTCTCAGTGTGGACGTCAGCGCCGAGCGCCTCCGCGACGAACTCGTCAAGATGATGACGCACGGTCCGGCGGCGACCGCCGTCGAATTGATGCGGGACTTCGGCGTGCTACACTATGTTCTGCCCGAAGTGGAAACCATGATCGGCGTCGAACAGCCTCCGGAATTTCATCCTGAAGGGGATGTCTACACCCACACGCTCCTCCTCCTTCGACAACTGAAGGAGCCGTCGGCAACGCTCGCCTTCGGGGCCCTGCTGCACGACGTGGGCAAACCCCCCACCTTCAAGGTGAAGGAACGAATTCGGTTCGACGGGCATACGGAGGTGGGCGCTCGAATGGCCGACCAGATCCTGAGGCGACTCAAGTTTCCCAACGACGAGCGGGAGAAGATCTGCGATCTCGTCGCCCAGCACCTCCGGTTCAAGGATGCAAAGAACATGCGCGAGAGTACTCTGAAACGCTTCCTGCGAATGGACAATTTCACCGAACACCTCGAATTGCATCGGATCGACTGCCTCGCTTGTCATGGCGACCTGTCCATGCACGAGTTCTGCAAAGCGAAGTTGGCGGAATTCGGTGAAGAAGAAATCCGCCCGCCGCGGCTGCTCACCGGCGACGATCTCATCTCCATCGGCCTTGAGCCGGGGCCGAATTTCAAGGACATTCTGGAAGAGGTGGAGACCGCCCAGCTCGAGGGTCGCCTCCGCTCCCGGGATGAAGCCCTCACCTATCTGAAAACCCAGGTGCTCCCCCGACTGTGA
- a CDS encoding wax ester/triacylglycerol synthase family O-acyltransferase, translating to MADYDRLSGMDFSFLKLETANTHMHVGACSVFAAGPLRKKRGGLDEGRLTRAVESRLHMVPRFRQKLAWIPVEGRPVWVDDRNFNIHYHIRFTALPAPGTDEQLKTLAGRVMSQALDRSKPLWEMWFVDGLKGNRLAVINKAHHCMVDGISGIDLASVLMETSPEPAPVPDPEPWTPRTEPRPMKLLADYVKRRALTPVETARGLRSFVRQPVQTIERTRKNLRALGAALAPGLHLPPRTPFNAAIGPHRRIEWVQTDLNDFKAIKNALGGTVNDAVLGVVSGALRGFLAHRGEKISGIQLRAMVPVSVRDESERGTMGNHVASMLAELPVGDPDPRKRLETVQQAMGKQKESKNALGAKTISRLAEWAFPNLAAQAARLQIERLPFNLVVTNVPGPQFPLYFQGAELKGVYPLMPLAQGLGLGVALVSYNGSLFFGLTADWDVMPDLAVLADCIQDSTQELLAVATGKAGSTERHKHR from the coding sequence ATGGCGGACTACGACCGGCTCTCGGGAATGGACTTTTCGTTTCTCAAGCTGGAAACGGCCAACACCCACATGCACGTCGGGGCGTGTTCCGTCTTCGCGGCCGGTCCGCTTCGCAAGAAACGGGGAGGCTTGGATGAGGGGCGCCTGACCCGGGCGGTGGAATCGCGACTTCACATGGTCCCTCGATTTCGGCAGAAGCTGGCCTGGATTCCGGTGGAAGGGCGCCCGGTTTGGGTGGACGACCGCAACTTCAACATTCACTACCACATCCGTTTCACGGCCCTGCCCGCGCCCGGCACCGATGAGCAGTTGAAGACGCTGGCCGGACGGGTCATGTCCCAGGCCCTCGACCGTTCCAAACCGCTCTGGGAAATGTGGTTCGTGGACGGGCTGAAAGGAAACCGCCTTGCGGTTATCAACAAGGCCCATCACTGCATGGTGGATGGTATCTCGGGGATCGACCTCGCCTCTGTGCTGATGGAAACTTCGCCGGAACCGGCGCCCGTGCCCGACCCCGAGCCGTGGACGCCCCGCACAGAGCCTCGACCGATGAAGCTTCTCGCCGATTACGTGAAAAGGCGCGCGCTGACGCCTGTGGAGACGGCTCGAGGCCTCAGATCCTTTGTGCGGCAACCGGTCCAAACCATCGAACGCACCCGGAAGAATCTTCGCGCGTTGGGAGCGGCTCTTGCGCCCGGACTCCACCTCCCGCCCCGGACCCCTTTCAATGCGGCGATCGGTCCGCATCGGAGAATCGAATGGGTCCAAACCGATCTCAACGATTTCAAGGCCATCAAGAACGCTCTGGGTGGAACGGTCAACGATGCGGTGCTCGGGGTGGTCAGCGGGGCGCTCCGGGGATTCCTGGCCCATCGCGGCGAAAAAATCTCCGGAATTCAGTTGCGGGCGATGGTCCCGGTGAGCGTTCGTGATGAAAGCGAGCGAGGCACCATGGGGAACCACGTGGCCTCCATGCTCGCGGAACTCCCCGTGGGCGATCCGGATCCGCGCAAGCGATTGGAGACCGTTCAGCAGGCCATGGGGAAGCAAAAGGAGTCCAAGAATGCGCTGGGGGCGAAAACGATCAGCCGCCTGGCCGAATGGGCATTTCCCAACCTGGCCGCACAGGCTGCCCGACTGCAGATCGAGAGGCTTCCGTTCAACCTCGTCGTCACCAACGTGCCGGGGCCGCAGTTTCCCCTCTACTTTCAGGGGGCGGAGCTGAAAGGGGTTTACCCGCTCATGCCGCTCGCCCAGGGGTTGGGTCTCGGTGTGGCGCTGGTCAGCTATAACGGATCGCTATTCTTCGGACTCACCGCCGATTGGGACGTCATGCCCGATCTCGCGGTCCTTGCCGATTGCATTCAAGACTCAACGCAGGAACTGCTCGCGGTCGCAACGGGGAAAGCCGGGTCCACCGAGCGGCATAAGCACCGCTGA
- the rfbD gene encoding dTDP-4-dehydrorhamnose reductase produces MRVLILGGRGQLGTALTDLLKERENGNCHSATSAEADLRKPETLRDTVGRFRPDVVINTAAYNFVDRAEQEVREAFMTNAVGVRELAVVCRDAGAVLIHCSTNYVFDGRKKTPYGESDAPNPLCVYGLSKLAGEVMVARTWEKHFIVRSSGLYGTARSDRIKKNFVEQMLARTGEQAEVRVVRDQRCTPTYCRDLAGALLRLAASRRYGLYHITNGGACSWAEFAREIFRQSGKKIRVKGVLTAAFPTAAERPRNTVLANRNFRRAGFTPLRDWQAALADYLKNRPSGSTQT; encoded by the coding sequence ATGAGGGTCCTCATTCTGGGCGGGCGCGGCCAGCTCGGCACCGCGCTGACCGATCTTCTGAAAGAGCGGGAAAATGGAAACTGCCACTCCGCGACTTCCGCCGAAGCCGATCTCCGAAAACCTGAAACCCTAAGGGACACGGTTGGCCGGTTCAGACCGGACGTCGTGATCAACACGGCGGCGTACAATTTTGTGGATCGCGCGGAGCAGGAGGTCAGGGAGGCTTTCATGACGAATGCCGTGGGCGTGCGCGAACTGGCGGTTGTATGCCGCGACGCGGGCGCCGTATTGATCCATTGCAGTACCAATTACGTCTTCGACGGACGCAAAAAAACGCCCTACGGAGAGTCGGACGCTCCGAACCCTTTATGCGTCTACGGGCTCTCCAAACTGGCGGGCGAAGTCATGGTGGCGCGGACGTGGGAAAAGCATTTCATCGTTCGATCAAGCGGGTTGTACGGCACGGCCCGCTCCGACCGCATCAAGAAGAACTTTGTCGAACAAATGTTGGCCCGGACCGGGGAGCAGGCCGAAGTACGGGTTGTGCGGGACCAACGGTGCACCCCCACCTACTGCCGTGATCTGGCGGGGGCGTTGCTCCGCCTGGCTGCATCCCGCCGATACGGGCTCTATCACATTACGAACGGTGGTGCTTGCTCGTGGGCCGAATTTGCCCGGGAAATCTTCCGGCAATCGGGAAAAAAGATTCGCGTGAAGGGAGTTCTGACCGCTGCTTTCCCGACCGCGGCTGAACGGCCCCGCAATACGGTTCTCGCCAATAGAAATTTCAGACGAGCGGGGTTCACGCCCTTGAGGGATTGGCAGGCGGCGCTGGCGGACTATCTGAAAAATCGTCCGAGCGGGTCCACTCAGACGTAG
- a CDS encoding NUDIX domain-containing protein, whose product MKFRNQRVVTAFLENRGRILVLQRSRRIGTYPGYWAGVSGTVEFPEDVQVYVEIYEETGLTADDLTLVQKGRPMTARDNSFGVNWVITPYLFRTSTRRVRLNSENIGYRWVRPRELESLRTPPRFVDGFRRVFPPYSGVPRGLDRKIFRGVRRLAHDRSHGAAELAHEASTLIGGIPGKHLACRQMAAVTLAAARPLMPGIGAAAHRAARAKARGYLETESAVGAGFRPANDRRRVPISLEAPSRAAIGFPPGLARAGAILTHSYSSTVLSALRYLRPSHVFATDSYPLGEGRRTQAMLHAEAIEVHRVADTDVDAALRKVDVVLVGADAVVPGQGIVNKVGTLAIARRARARGIPVFVVCGREKRTRGMRRKLDFSLALKALDPEGCFEFCPMRFVTRIGYV is encoded by the coding sequence ATGAAATTCCGGAACCAGCGCGTGGTAACCGCCTTCCTGGAGAACCGGGGGAGGATCCTTGTTCTCCAACGAAGCCGCCGGATCGGAACGTACCCGGGCTATTGGGCGGGCGTCAGCGGAACGGTCGAATTCCCGGAGGACGTCCAAGTCTACGTGGAGATCTACGAGGAAACCGGGCTGACAGCGGACGATTTGACTCTCGTGCAAAAGGGACGGCCCATGACGGCGCGAGACAATTCCTTTGGAGTGAATTGGGTCATCACGCCCTACTTGTTCCGGACGAGCACCCGTCGCGTTCGACTGAATTCAGAGAACATCGGGTACCGATGGGTGCGGCCTCGTGAATTGGAGTCACTCAGGACTCCACCTCGATTCGTGGATGGATTCAGGCGAGTCTTTCCGCCCTACTCCGGCGTTCCCCGTGGTCTGGACCGGAAGATCTTCCGTGGGGTTCGACGGCTGGCCCATGATCGGAGCCACGGCGCGGCGGAATTGGCGCACGAGGCAAGCACGCTCATCGGCGGGATTCCAGGAAAGCACCTGGCATGTCGGCAAATGGCTGCGGTCACCCTCGCTGCGGCCCGGCCGCTCATGCCCGGAATCGGAGCGGCTGCCCACCGAGCGGCGCGGGCTAAAGCCCGCGGCTACCTAGAAACTGAATCCGCGGTAGGCGCAGGCTTTAGGCCTGCGAATGACAGGCGTCGGGTACCGATTTCGCTCGAAGCTCCAAGTCGCGCCGCAATTGGGTTCCCCCCTGGTCTCGCCCGAGCCGGCGCCATCCTGACTCACAGTTACTCGTCGACCGTTCTCTCCGCCCTCCGCTATCTCCGGCCATCGCACGTCTTCGCCACGGATTCGTATCCCCTGGGCGAGGGGCGTCGAACACAAGCGATGCTCCACGCAGAAGCAATCGAGGTCCACCGTGTTGCGGATACGGACGTCGATGCCGCTCTCCGCAAAGTGGATGTGGTCCTTGTTGGGGCAGATGCCGTCGTGCCCGGACAAGGAATCGTGAACAAGGTCGGAACCCTCGCCATCGCACGACGGGCACGCGCCCGTGGGATTCCGGTATTTGTGGTCTGCGGCCGGGAGAAGCGCACGCGCGGGATGCGCCGAAAATTGGATTTCTCGCTTGCCCTGAAGGCGCTCGATCCCGAAGGCTGCTTTGAATTCTGCCCGATGCGGTTCGTGACCCGAATTGGCTACGTCTGA